CTTTAGTCAAGAGTTAGTGGCGAGGTATTAATACTGTATATTTTTGTTGATTTAGGTAAAACTATTAGTACTTAGATGCCTTTGACTTTAGTCATGGGAGGTTCACATTGTAAAACATATAAGTATAAGTATAGATAAGGGAGATGTTTTTATGCCTAAAGATAGTCAACCGGATAATAAATTCTCTAGACTAGTAAAGAGTAAGTATGATACCCCAATAACAAGAGAAACTGGAAAAAATCAAAATGCTACAACAAAAAAACAATCTGCTGATAGAAAATAGAAGCAATAAAGCATATAAACTTTTGTTTATATGCTTTTATTATATAGAAAATTGGTAAATTAAAGATATAATGTTTAACCTTACAGTTATTTAAAATTATAATTTCCTGAGAAATAAAAAATATTGTTATAATTTATTGCATTATCACAATATTATGTTAGAATTTATATATATTATTATTTTAATTATAATAATTTCTTAGTTTGTAATAGTTAATCCCAGTTAAAAGTCTGTGGTTGTTTATATTTTGAAGCTACGGGATGCCTGTGGCTTTTTATATTTTTAAATGCAAGGATTAAATTATTAATAAGATTTTTCTGAGACATTGGATACTATGGTACTATTAAAGAAGGAGTGAATATATTGAGTTTTTATGTTTATAATACACTGACTAGAAATAAAGATGAGTTTATACCTTATAAAGAAGGTAAGGTGGGAATGTACACATGTGGGCCTACAGTTTACAACTATGCACATATAGGTAATTTAAGGACATATATTTTCGAGGATGTACTTAAGAAATCCTTAGAGTATGTAAATTATAAAGTTAAGCATGTAATGAATGTAACGGATGTAGGTCACCTTCAATCAGATGGAGATGAAGGCGAAGATAAGATGGCCCTGGGAGCAAGTCGTGAGCATAAAACTGTATGGGAAATAGCTAAGTTTTATGAAGACTCTTTTTTTGAGGATTGCACCAAACTTAATATAAAAAGACCAACTATTGTATGTAGAGCAACAGATCATATACAGGACATGATAGATCTTATAAAGAAACTTGAAGAAAAAGGCTACACTTATGTCTCTAATGGAAATGTATATTTTGAAATTGATAAATTTCCAGATTACACGAAGCTTGCAAATATTAGTATAGATGAGCTTAAAGCAGGAAGTAGAATAGAAATAGATCCTAATAAAAAAAATCCACTTGATTTTGTATTATGGTTTACAAATTCTAAGTTTTCTAATCAAATTATGCAGTGGGAGTCACCATGGGGTAGAGGATTTCCAGGCTGGCATTTAGAATGTTCCGCAATGTCTATTAAATATATTGGTGAATATTTAGATATTCATTGTGGAGGAATAGATCATATTGCTATACATCACACTAATGAAGTAGCTCAATCTGAAGGGGCACTAGGACATAAATGGGTAAAATACTGGATGCATGCGGAGTTTCTAGTAGTAGATAGTGGTAAGATGTCAAAATCTACTGGGGAGTTTTTAACGGTTTCAAAGCTTGAAGAAGAAGGCTATAGCCCTCTTGATTATAGATATTTCTGTCTTCAATCTAAATATAGAAAACAGTT
This DNA window, taken from Clostridium estertheticum, encodes the following:
- the cysS gene encoding cysteine--tRNA ligase, translated to MSFYVYNTLTRNKDEFIPYKEGKVGMYTCGPTVYNYAHIGNLRTYIFEDVLKKSLEYVNYKVKHVMNVTDVGHLQSDGDEGEDKMALGASREHKTVWEIAKFYEDSFFEDCTKLNIKRPTIVCRATDHIQDMIDLIKKLEEKGYTYVSNGNVYFEIDKFPDYTKLANISIDELKAGSRIEIDPNKKNPLDFVLWFTNSKFSNQIMQWESPWGRGFPGWHLECSAMSIKYIGEYLDIHCGGIDHIAIHHTNEVAQSEGALGHKWVKYWMHAEFLVVDSGKMSKSTGEFLTVSKLEEEGYSPLDYRYFCLQSKYRKQLVFSFESLTDAKKGLKKLKERIAAVLSSIDENDVVSDEKTSIYKENFTSCISDDLNIANAFTVLFDVLKDDELSNKEKAVLIEDFDKVLSLDLMTVENGASNVDEQLINKLIIERADARASKNWARADEIRNEFIAMNIELLDTKEGTTWKTK